A single region of the Anoplolepis gracilipes chromosome 1, ASM4749672v1, whole genome shotgun sequence genome encodes:
- the Synd gene encoding protein kinase C and casein kinase substrate in neurons protein 1 isoform X1: MSHHSDDNMLIATSDSFWEPGNYKRTTRRIEDGHKLCDSLIALVQERAEIEKSYAKALKNWSKNWNDKIEKGPEYGTTEAAWKGVLVESDRLCDLHLRVKENLCNDIVQQVKTWQKDTYHKSMMTLKERKEMEDAFKKAQKPWAKLLQKVEKAKAEYHNSCKTERTAANMERNASADSSLSPDQMARGSDNMTDCGCDAWRLRVPKILRNNKIGDIQFVKKMQDRVQKTKEEVQKAKEKYEAALQEINQYNPKYMEDMTQVFEKCQEMEAQRLQFFKDVLFGIHKCLNVSQDPVLPQIYEEFYHTINNADHEKDLKWWSNNHGVNMAMNWPQFEDYTEEFREITKGSKSKEALPAGSITLINQRPVGEDLHEFPPVNNKSKSKSAGRVISADSNHGDSKTDTISSGKQSSEKNNESDNVNRTATITNGTNAKQESNPFEEEEWDEDGGEPLVDNGEPGVPVRALYDYEGAEADELSFKQGDVFEKLEDEDEQGWCKGRKDGKVGLYPANYVDLVSQ; the protein is encoded by the exons ATGTCACATCACAGCGACGACAACATGCTGATAGCAACGTCAGACTCCTTCTGGGAGCCGGGTAACTACAAGCGAACGACGAGGAGGATCGAAGACGGTCATAAGCTATGTGACAGTTTGATAGCGTTGGTCCAGGAAAGGGCGGAGATTGAAAAGAGCTATGCCAAGGCGCTCAAGAACTGGTCCAAGAATTGGAACGACAAGATTGAAAAAGGACCCGAATATGGTACGACTGAAGCGGCGTGGAAGGGTGTCCTAGTAGAATCCGACAGACTTTGCGATCTTCACCTTAGGGTCAAAGAGAACCTCTGCAACGACATTGTACAGCAAGTCAAAACGTGGCAGAAGGACACGTATCACAAG TCAATGATGACCCTGAAAGAGCGCAAGGAAATGGAAGACGCGTTCAAGAAAGCCCAGAAGCCATGGGCAAAACTCCTACAGAAGGTCGAGAAGGCAAAGGCGGAGTATCACAATAGCTGCAAGACCGAGCGAACCGCGGCGAACATGGAGAGGAACGCCTCGGCGGACAGTTCTCTCTCACCGGATCAG ATGGCCCGAGGCTCTGATAAC ATGACAGATTGTGGATGTGATGCATGGAGGCTCAGAGTACCAAAAATCCTtaggaataataaaataggcGACATTCAGTTT GTGAAGAAAATGCAGGACCGAGTGCAAAAAACGAAAGAGGAAGTGCAAAAGGCGAAGGAGAAGTACGAAGCAGCGCTTCAAGAAATCAATCAATACAATCCAAAGTACATGGAAGACATGACGCAAGTGTTTGAGAAGTGCCAGGAAATGGAGGCGCAGCGACTACAGTTTTTCAAGGACGTCCTCTTCGGCATTCACAAATGTCTGAACGTATCGCAGGATCCAGT GCTTCCACAGATATACGAGGAATTTTATCACACGATAAATAACGCCGACCACGAGAAAGATCTCAAGTGGTGGTCTAATAATCATGGAGTAAATATGGCTATGAATTGGCCGCAGTTCGAG GACTACACAGAGGAGTTCCGCGAGATCACGAAGGGCTCGAAGTCGAAGGAGGCGCTCCCGGCAGGCTCCATCACACTCATCAATCAACGCCCGGTCGGCGAGGATCTGCAT GAATTTCCACCGGTCAACAACAAATCAAAATCGAAGTCCGCCGGCCGTGTAATATCAGCGGACAGCAATCATGGAGATAGCAAAACTGACACAATAAGTTCGGGCAAGCAATCTTCAGAGAAGAACAACGAAAGCGATAACGTCAACAGGACTGCGACTATTAC TAACGGTACTAACGCCAAACAAGAGTCAAATCCATTCGAAGAAGAGGAATGGGACGAAGATGGTGGTGAGCCATTGGTTGACAATGGAGAACCAGGAGTTCCCGTACGAGCGTTATACGATTACGAAGGAGCCGAGGCGGACGAACTTAGTTTTAAGCAAG GAGATGTATTCGAAAAACTAGAAGACGAAGATGAACAAGGATGGTGTAAAGGAAGAAAGGACGGTAAAGTGGGTCTCTATCCGGCAAATTATGTAGACTTGGTGTCGCAATAG
- the Synd gene encoding protein kinase C and casein kinase substrate in neurons protein 1 isoform X5 — MSHHSDDNMLIATSDSFWEPGNYKRTTRRIEDGHKLCDSLIALVQERAEIEKSYAKALKNWSKNWNDKIEKGPEYGTTEAAWKGVLVESDRLCDLHLRVKENLCNDIVQQVKTWQKDTYHKSMMTLKERKEMEDAFKKAQKPWAKLLQKVEKAKAEYHNSCKTERTAANMERNASADSSLSPDQMARGSDNMTDCGCDAWRLRVPKILRNNKIGDIQFVKKMQDRVQKTKEEVQKAKEKYEAALQEINQYNPKYMEDMTQVFEKCQEMEAQRLQFFKDVLFGIHKCLNVSQDPVLPQIYEEFYHTINNADHEKDLKWWSNNHGVNMAMNWPQFEEFPPVNNKSKSKSAGRVISADSNHGDSKTDTISSGKQSSEKNNESDNVNRTATITNGTNAKQESNPFEEEEWDEDGGEPLVDNGEPGVPVRALYDYEGAEADELSFKQGDVFEKLEDEDEQGWCKGRKDGKVGLYPANYVDLVSQ, encoded by the exons ATGTCACATCACAGCGACGACAACATGCTGATAGCAACGTCAGACTCCTTCTGGGAGCCGGGTAACTACAAGCGAACGACGAGGAGGATCGAAGACGGTCATAAGCTATGTGACAGTTTGATAGCGTTGGTCCAGGAAAGGGCGGAGATTGAAAAGAGCTATGCCAAGGCGCTCAAGAACTGGTCCAAGAATTGGAACGACAAGATTGAAAAAGGACCCGAATATGGTACGACTGAAGCGGCGTGGAAGGGTGTCCTAGTAGAATCCGACAGACTTTGCGATCTTCACCTTAGGGTCAAAGAGAACCTCTGCAACGACATTGTACAGCAAGTCAAAACGTGGCAGAAGGACACGTATCACAAG TCAATGATGACCCTGAAAGAGCGCAAGGAAATGGAAGACGCGTTCAAGAAAGCCCAGAAGCCATGGGCAAAACTCCTACAGAAGGTCGAGAAGGCAAAGGCGGAGTATCACAATAGCTGCAAGACCGAGCGAACCGCGGCGAACATGGAGAGGAACGCCTCGGCGGACAGTTCTCTCTCACCGGATCAG ATGGCCCGAGGCTCTGATAAC ATGACAGATTGTGGATGTGATGCATGGAGGCTCAGAGTACCAAAAATCCTtaggaataataaaataggcGACATTCAGTTT GTGAAGAAAATGCAGGACCGAGTGCAAAAAACGAAAGAGGAAGTGCAAAAGGCGAAGGAGAAGTACGAAGCAGCGCTTCAAGAAATCAATCAATACAATCCAAAGTACATGGAAGACATGACGCAAGTGTTTGAGAAGTGCCAGGAAATGGAGGCGCAGCGACTACAGTTTTTCAAGGACGTCCTCTTCGGCATTCACAAATGTCTGAACGTATCGCAGGATCCAGT GCTTCCACAGATATACGAGGAATTTTATCACACGATAAATAACGCCGACCACGAGAAAGATCTCAAGTGGTGGTCTAATAATCATGGAGTAAATATGGCTATGAATTGGCCGCAGTTCGAG GAATTTCCACCGGTCAACAACAAATCAAAATCGAAGTCCGCCGGCCGTGTAATATCAGCGGACAGCAATCATGGAGATAGCAAAACTGACACAATAAGTTCGGGCAAGCAATCTTCAGAGAAGAACAACGAAAGCGATAACGTCAACAGGACTGCGACTATTAC TAACGGTACTAACGCCAAACAAGAGTCAAATCCATTCGAAGAAGAGGAATGGGACGAAGATGGTGGTGAGCCATTGGTTGACAATGGAGAACCAGGAGTTCCCGTACGAGCGTTATACGATTACGAAGGAGCCGAGGCGGACGAACTTAGTTTTAAGCAAG GAGATGTATTCGAAAAACTAGAAGACGAAGATGAACAAGGATGGTGTAAAGGAAGAAAGGACGGTAAAGTGGGTCTCTATCCGGCAAATTATGTAGACTTGGTGTCGCAATAG
- the Synd gene encoding protein kinase C and casein kinase substrate in neurons protein 1 isoform X2 encodes MSHHSDDNMLIATSDSFWEPGNYKRTTRRIEDGHKLCDSLIALVQERAEIEKSYAKALKNWSKNWNDKIEKGPEYGTTEAAWKGVLVESDRLCDLHLRVKENLCNDIVQQVKTWQKDTYHKSMMTLKERKEMEDAFKKAQKPWAKLLQKVEKAKAEYHNSCKTERTAANMERNASADSSLSPDQMTDCGCDAWRLRVPKILRNNKIGDIQFVKKMQDRVQKTKEEVQKAKEKYEAALQEINQYNPKYMEDMTQVFEKCQEMEAQRLQFFKDVLFGIHKCLNVSQDPVLPQIYEEFYHTINNADHEKDLKWWSNNHGVNMAMNWPQFEDYTEEFREITKGSKSKEALPAGSITLINQRPVGEDLHEFPPVNNKSKSKSAGRVISADSNHGDSKTDTISSGKQSSEKNNESDNVNRTATITNGTNAKQESNPFEEEEWDEDGGEPLVDNGEPGVPVRALYDYEGAEADELSFKQGDVFEKLEDEDEQGWCKGRKDGKVGLYPANYVDLVSQ; translated from the exons ATGTCACATCACAGCGACGACAACATGCTGATAGCAACGTCAGACTCCTTCTGGGAGCCGGGTAACTACAAGCGAACGACGAGGAGGATCGAAGACGGTCATAAGCTATGTGACAGTTTGATAGCGTTGGTCCAGGAAAGGGCGGAGATTGAAAAGAGCTATGCCAAGGCGCTCAAGAACTGGTCCAAGAATTGGAACGACAAGATTGAAAAAGGACCCGAATATGGTACGACTGAAGCGGCGTGGAAGGGTGTCCTAGTAGAATCCGACAGACTTTGCGATCTTCACCTTAGGGTCAAAGAGAACCTCTGCAACGACATTGTACAGCAAGTCAAAACGTGGCAGAAGGACACGTATCACAAG TCAATGATGACCCTGAAAGAGCGCAAGGAAATGGAAGACGCGTTCAAGAAAGCCCAGAAGCCATGGGCAAAACTCCTACAGAAGGTCGAGAAGGCAAAGGCGGAGTATCACAATAGCTGCAAGACCGAGCGAACCGCGGCGAACATGGAGAGGAACGCCTCGGCGGACAGTTCTCTCTCACCGGATCAG ATGACAGATTGTGGATGTGATGCATGGAGGCTCAGAGTACCAAAAATCCTtaggaataataaaataggcGACATTCAGTTT GTGAAGAAAATGCAGGACCGAGTGCAAAAAACGAAAGAGGAAGTGCAAAAGGCGAAGGAGAAGTACGAAGCAGCGCTTCAAGAAATCAATCAATACAATCCAAAGTACATGGAAGACATGACGCAAGTGTTTGAGAAGTGCCAGGAAATGGAGGCGCAGCGACTACAGTTTTTCAAGGACGTCCTCTTCGGCATTCACAAATGTCTGAACGTATCGCAGGATCCAGT GCTTCCACAGATATACGAGGAATTTTATCACACGATAAATAACGCCGACCACGAGAAAGATCTCAAGTGGTGGTCTAATAATCATGGAGTAAATATGGCTATGAATTGGCCGCAGTTCGAG GACTACACAGAGGAGTTCCGCGAGATCACGAAGGGCTCGAAGTCGAAGGAGGCGCTCCCGGCAGGCTCCATCACACTCATCAATCAACGCCCGGTCGGCGAGGATCTGCAT GAATTTCCACCGGTCAACAACAAATCAAAATCGAAGTCCGCCGGCCGTGTAATATCAGCGGACAGCAATCATGGAGATAGCAAAACTGACACAATAAGTTCGGGCAAGCAATCTTCAGAGAAGAACAACGAAAGCGATAACGTCAACAGGACTGCGACTATTAC TAACGGTACTAACGCCAAACAAGAGTCAAATCCATTCGAAGAAGAGGAATGGGACGAAGATGGTGGTGAGCCATTGGTTGACAATGGAGAACCAGGAGTTCCCGTACGAGCGTTATACGATTACGAAGGAGCCGAGGCGGACGAACTTAGTTTTAAGCAAG GAGATGTATTCGAAAAACTAGAAGACGAAGATGAACAAGGATGGTGTAAAGGAAGAAAGGACGGTAAAGTGGGTCTCTATCCGGCAAATTATGTAGACTTGGTGTCGCAATAG
- the Synd gene encoding protein kinase C and casein kinase substrate in neurons protein 2 isoform X3, which yields MSHHSDDNMLIATSDSFWEPGNYKRTTRRIEDGHKLCDSLIALVQERAEIEKSYAKALKNWSKNWNDKIEKGPEYGTTEAAWKGVLVESDRLCDLHLRVKENLCNDIVQQVKTWQKDTYHKSMMTLKERKEMEDAFKKAQKPWAKLLQKVEKAKAEYHNSCKTERTAANMERNASADSSLSPDQMARGSDNVKKMQDRVQKTKEEVQKAKEKYEAALQEINQYNPKYMEDMTQVFEKCQEMEAQRLQFFKDVLFGIHKCLNVSQDPVLPQIYEEFYHTINNADHEKDLKWWSNNHGVNMAMNWPQFEDYTEEFREITKGSKSKEALPAGSITLINQRPVGEDLHEFPPVNNKSKSKSAGRVISADSNHGDSKTDTISSGKQSSEKNNESDNVNRTATITNGTNAKQESNPFEEEEWDEDGGEPLVDNGEPGVPVRALYDYEGAEADELSFKQGDVFEKLEDEDEQGWCKGRKDGKVGLYPANYVDLVSQ from the exons ATGTCACATCACAGCGACGACAACATGCTGATAGCAACGTCAGACTCCTTCTGGGAGCCGGGTAACTACAAGCGAACGACGAGGAGGATCGAAGACGGTCATAAGCTATGTGACAGTTTGATAGCGTTGGTCCAGGAAAGGGCGGAGATTGAAAAGAGCTATGCCAAGGCGCTCAAGAACTGGTCCAAGAATTGGAACGACAAGATTGAAAAAGGACCCGAATATGGTACGACTGAAGCGGCGTGGAAGGGTGTCCTAGTAGAATCCGACAGACTTTGCGATCTTCACCTTAGGGTCAAAGAGAACCTCTGCAACGACATTGTACAGCAAGTCAAAACGTGGCAGAAGGACACGTATCACAAG TCAATGATGACCCTGAAAGAGCGCAAGGAAATGGAAGACGCGTTCAAGAAAGCCCAGAAGCCATGGGCAAAACTCCTACAGAAGGTCGAGAAGGCAAAGGCGGAGTATCACAATAGCTGCAAGACCGAGCGAACCGCGGCGAACATGGAGAGGAACGCCTCGGCGGACAGTTCTCTCTCACCGGATCAG ATGGCCCGAGGCTCTGATAAC GTGAAGAAAATGCAGGACCGAGTGCAAAAAACGAAAGAGGAAGTGCAAAAGGCGAAGGAGAAGTACGAAGCAGCGCTTCAAGAAATCAATCAATACAATCCAAAGTACATGGAAGACATGACGCAAGTGTTTGAGAAGTGCCAGGAAATGGAGGCGCAGCGACTACAGTTTTTCAAGGACGTCCTCTTCGGCATTCACAAATGTCTGAACGTATCGCAGGATCCAGT GCTTCCACAGATATACGAGGAATTTTATCACACGATAAATAACGCCGACCACGAGAAAGATCTCAAGTGGTGGTCTAATAATCATGGAGTAAATATGGCTATGAATTGGCCGCAGTTCGAG GACTACACAGAGGAGTTCCGCGAGATCACGAAGGGCTCGAAGTCGAAGGAGGCGCTCCCGGCAGGCTCCATCACACTCATCAATCAACGCCCGGTCGGCGAGGATCTGCAT GAATTTCCACCGGTCAACAACAAATCAAAATCGAAGTCCGCCGGCCGTGTAATATCAGCGGACAGCAATCATGGAGATAGCAAAACTGACACAATAAGTTCGGGCAAGCAATCTTCAGAGAAGAACAACGAAAGCGATAACGTCAACAGGACTGCGACTATTAC TAACGGTACTAACGCCAAACAAGAGTCAAATCCATTCGAAGAAGAGGAATGGGACGAAGATGGTGGTGAGCCATTGGTTGACAATGGAGAACCAGGAGTTCCCGTACGAGCGTTATACGATTACGAAGGAGCCGAGGCGGACGAACTTAGTTTTAAGCAAG GAGATGTATTCGAAAAACTAGAAGACGAAGATGAACAAGGATGGTGTAAAGGAAGAAAGGACGGTAAAGTGGGTCTCTATCCGGCAAATTATGTAGACTTGGTGTCGCAATAG
- the Synd gene encoding protein kinase C and casein kinase substrate in neurons protein 1 isoform X4, producing the protein MSHHSDDNMLIATSDSFWEPGNYKRTTRRIEDGHKLCDSLIALVQERAEIEKSYAKALKNWSKNWNDKIEKGPEYGTTEAAWKGVLVESDRLCDLHLRVKENLCNDIVQQVKTWQKDTYHKSMMTLKERKEMEDAFKKAQKPWAKLLQKVEKAKAEYHNSCKTERTAANMERNASADSSLSPDQVKKMQDRVQKTKEEVQKAKEKYEAALQEINQYNPKYMEDMTQVFEKCQEMEAQRLQFFKDVLFGIHKCLNVSQDPVLPQIYEEFYHTINNADHEKDLKWWSNNHGVNMAMNWPQFEDYTEEFREITKGSKSKEALPAGSITLINQRPVGEDLHEFPPVNNKSKSKSAGRVISADSNHGDSKTDTISSGKQSSEKNNESDNVNRTATITNGTNAKQESNPFEEEEWDEDGGEPLVDNGEPGVPVRALYDYEGAEADELSFKQGDVFEKLEDEDEQGWCKGRKDGKVGLYPANYVDLVSQ; encoded by the exons ATGTCACATCACAGCGACGACAACATGCTGATAGCAACGTCAGACTCCTTCTGGGAGCCGGGTAACTACAAGCGAACGACGAGGAGGATCGAAGACGGTCATAAGCTATGTGACAGTTTGATAGCGTTGGTCCAGGAAAGGGCGGAGATTGAAAAGAGCTATGCCAAGGCGCTCAAGAACTGGTCCAAGAATTGGAACGACAAGATTGAAAAAGGACCCGAATATGGTACGACTGAAGCGGCGTGGAAGGGTGTCCTAGTAGAATCCGACAGACTTTGCGATCTTCACCTTAGGGTCAAAGAGAACCTCTGCAACGACATTGTACAGCAAGTCAAAACGTGGCAGAAGGACACGTATCACAAG TCAATGATGACCCTGAAAGAGCGCAAGGAAATGGAAGACGCGTTCAAGAAAGCCCAGAAGCCATGGGCAAAACTCCTACAGAAGGTCGAGAAGGCAAAGGCGGAGTATCACAATAGCTGCAAGACCGAGCGAACCGCGGCGAACATGGAGAGGAACGCCTCGGCGGACAGTTCTCTCTCACCGGATCAG GTGAAGAAAATGCAGGACCGAGTGCAAAAAACGAAAGAGGAAGTGCAAAAGGCGAAGGAGAAGTACGAAGCAGCGCTTCAAGAAATCAATCAATACAATCCAAAGTACATGGAAGACATGACGCAAGTGTTTGAGAAGTGCCAGGAAATGGAGGCGCAGCGACTACAGTTTTTCAAGGACGTCCTCTTCGGCATTCACAAATGTCTGAACGTATCGCAGGATCCAGT GCTTCCACAGATATACGAGGAATTTTATCACACGATAAATAACGCCGACCACGAGAAAGATCTCAAGTGGTGGTCTAATAATCATGGAGTAAATATGGCTATGAATTGGCCGCAGTTCGAG GACTACACAGAGGAGTTCCGCGAGATCACGAAGGGCTCGAAGTCGAAGGAGGCGCTCCCGGCAGGCTCCATCACACTCATCAATCAACGCCCGGTCGGCGAGGATCTGCAT GAATTTCCACCGGTCAACAACAAATCAAAATCGAAGTCCGCCGGCCGTGTAATATCAGCGGACAGCAATCATGGAGATAGCAAAACTGACACAATAAGTTCGGGCAAGCAATCTTCAGAGAAGAACAACGAAAGCGATAACGTCAACAGGACTGCGACTATTAC TAACGGTACTAACGCCAAACAAGAGTCAAATCCATTCGAAGAAGAGGAATGGGACGAAGATGGTGGTGAGCCATTGGTTGACAATGGAGAACCAGGAGTTCCCGTACGAGCGTTATACGATTACGAAGGAGCCGAGGCGGACGAACTTAGTTTTAAGCAAG GAGATGTATTCGAAAAACTAGAAGACGAAGATGAACAAGGATGGTGTAAAGGAAGAAAGGACGGTAAAGTGGGTCTCTATCCGGCAAATTATGTAGACTTGGTGTCGCAATAG